ACCAGGACGTCTCCGCCCCGCATCGACGCTTGATGCCCGAGAACTTGCTGCTTCCCGAGGCGCTCGCCCCAGAACGGGCCGAGCACGCAATGCGCCGATCCGGTCACGGGATCCTCGTTGACTCCCACACCCGGCGCGAAGAAGCGTGAAACGAAGTCATGGGGTGGCGCGCTGGCGGGTGCCGTGACGATCACGCCGCGCACTTTCACCGCGGCGAGCCGTCGAAAGTCAGGCACCAAGTTGCGCACGATGTGCGCCGCCGTGAGCTCGACCAGGACGTCGAAGCGGCTGCGGAAGCACGCGCTCGGCGTCACATCCAGCGCCGCCGCGAGACCGTCCGGCACTTCGCAAGGCTCGGCCTCCAGCGCGGGGAAGTCCAGCTCGATTCGGTCGTCCTTGCGTCGCGCCTCGAGCCATCCGCTCTTGGTGAAGAATCTAGCAACCGCGTCAGGCGCGATACGCCCCGATTCCCAGAGAACGTGCGCGCTCGCCAGGGTCGCGTGGCCACAGAGCTCCACTTCCACTGCGGGCGTGAACCAGCGCAAATCGAAACCATCCTCGCGCGGGCTGACGAACGCCGTCTCGGACAGGTTCATCTCGCGTGCAACGTTCTGCATCCAGATGCCGTCACGAGGCTCCTTCAACACGCACACCGCCGCCGGGTTGCCGGCAAACGGCACGTTCGTAAACGCGTCGACGATGGTCATGGGGATGGGCATGGCTTCTCCTTCTGCGCCAGGAACTACCAAACCGTCCTGGCGTCGAGCGTCCAGCTTCCGTGCTTCGCAGTTCCACCGATCTGGAGCGCACCTTGCTTGCTGCGGTCGGTGTCGGAATCAGACAGGAACAGATACGTGGCCACTCCGAGTCCGACGATGCCAACGCCAAAGCCAGCATTCGAAATCCAGGCGGCAGAATCCGCTTCCCCCAACAAGTCGGCTCCGGTTTGAGTGCAACCCCGAGCCGAACACTCGTCTTCGCTTTCCCGCTTCTTCGCCATGGCTTGCAGCCCGAAGTAGGTTCCCACGCCGGCGCCGAGGATTCCGATACCACCAAACAAGTAAGCAGATGCGGGAGAACTCGTCTCCGCGTCGGTGCGAGTGTCTCTCGGGCGTGTAGTCGCAGTCTGGCCTTTACTCGGTCCGCTGCTTGGAAGCCTTTGAAGTCTGGGAATCAGGGTGTCGGTCTGCGTGCCGGCCGTTGCCTTCGCCGACTGGGTCCACGCTACGCGCCCAGGTGCTTTCGCCGTGATGCGATGGGTGCCAGGGTCGACTGGAATCGCGAGACCCAAGCTGGCCGGGCCCAATGTGGTGTCGTCCAAGCGGATCTCGAGTCCTGCAACGTGTTCGGAAACTACCAGTCGTATTCGCGCCAGGCGCGGCTGAAGAGCTTCGATCTGGCGCCGCGCCTCCTTGGCCCGCGCATCGTCGCCTTCGCGCGTTGCCGCCGCCAGCACGTCGTTGAACTCACCCCACGCAGTGGCAGTTCTTCCCTGCTTCGCATGACAGGCGGCGAGATTGATCAGGGTTCCCAACGCTGGCTCTAGCCGTTGGCTTTCAGCGAACTTGGCGCAAGCGTTGGCATAGTCACCTGACTGCAGGAGTGTGCGCCCTTCGTCGAAGAGCGCCTGCGCCGTGCTGGCTGCGTCCGCGAAGGCCGGGGCGGTCGCGACAAGCGAGCCGAGTGCCACGATCCAAATCGCGAACTGATCAACGCCGCTGCGCATAGGGGTCATCTGTCGTCGTTGGGGCAGGTTTTGCTTCGCGCGTAGGCGTGCCTGCCCGCGTGGGTCCGGGACGCGACACTTTCGGCGCCGCAGGCATCGCAAGCGGGGCGCTCACCGCTGCGACCGAACTCGACGCAGCCAGGGCGCTGGTAGCTTCTGCGGGCACGGCGGCCGTGCTCGGATCGGAACTGGAGGCGGGCGTTGGGTCGCCGTCAGCTAGTGCCGCCTGCGCCACGGTGGGCTGTAATTCCGCTGATACGTGGCGCGCTCGCAAGACGAAGATCGCTGCAGTTGCAGCCGTCATGGCGCCCACCAACAGCGCGACCAGTAGAACTCGTCTTCGGCGCGGTCTAGCCCGGTCGGTATCCGCCCAGGTCGTCAGAGTCTCCGCCAGACTCGTGCTCACCGCGGCCTTGGCGGGGTTCGTCTCGACGGAGTGGACGCCGGCAACGCCCTTCTGCAAGTGGGCGTATCTGCGCTGGGTGTCCTCGTCGGCAAAGGGGATCAGACGTTGCACGAATGCGGCAACGCTCTGGACACGATCCGCACGGGAAGTGGCCAGACAGTCCAGGATGAGTGACTCGAGTTCGGCCGGAGCTTCAGGCAGCTTGTCTCGAAGCCGTGGCGGCGCCGCTTCTCCCATGGCGATCTGCAGCGCGGGGGCAGCTTCCTTCCCGAACAAGCGCTCCCCAGTCAAGAGGTGAAACAACACCACGCCGAGCGCCCAGATGTCCGTACGTGCGTCGACATCTCGCGCGTCGAGGAACTGCTCGGGGGCCATGTACTGCGGCGTGCCCAACCCAGACTGCGTGGTCGTCAAGGACTCGTCGCCCGTTCCAGGGGGAGGTTTGCTGATGCCAAAGTCGAGAAGCTTCACCAACGGCGAACCGTCCCGCCGACGAGTCAAGAACAGGTTGCTGAGCTTGAGATCGCGATGGACGATGCCGCGCTCGTGCGCTTCGGCGATGGCATCGCACGCCTGCACCACATACGTTGCAGCGTCGCGGAACGATAGCGGTCCCGACTCTTTCAGTAGTCGGGCCAGATCAGTCCCATCCAGGAGCTCCATCACGATGAAGGGTTCACCGGAGTCGAGCTCCCCGACGTCGATGACGCGCGTGACGTGCTCGCTCGCCAGGGCCGCCAGGGCCTTGGCCTCTCTCACGATGCGCCGCGCAGAAGACTCGTCCAAGAGCCCAGCTCGCAACAGCTTGATCGCCACTCGATGCCCGAGCTGGACGTGCCGGGCGACCACGACCATGCCCATGCCGCCCTGCCCCAAACTCGCCTCGACGCGATACTTGCCGTCGATGACACTGTTGACGCTGACAACGGGAACGACGCGCAACGCTGCGCCGCGATCCAATTTGGGCGGCGAAGTTCCCATCTCTTTTGATTAAAGCGCGGCAGTAGTTCCTGAGCAACTCTCTTTTCCTGCCTTGTCGGCGCGTCACTCGTGCGCGAGAATGTGCTCGGTTCGTCGGTGACTGACCGTAACGATCAGAGTACGAGACTTCGGCCCCCACGATCGCAGCGCGGGTCGGAGGGATTCACACTCGTGACGTTTTGGAGCAACGGGAGCGTCGCTGCGAGCCTTCCACACGGCGGAAAGCTGGTCGTGGGTCGAGCCGAGGGCTGCGACCTTCGGGTCCTGGACGAGTCGGTATCGCGGCAGCATGTCGCCGTGTACGGCACCTCGCCGCCGTGCATCGAAGATCTGAACAGCGCCAACGGAACGATGGTAGGAAACACCCGCATCCCCGCCCACGCACGGGTACCCCTGGAGCTTTCTACCGTCGTCGAGCTCGGGGACGCCCTTCTGGTGCTTCGTTCAGGCAGCGTGTCGACGGCAGATCGGGAGCCCGTTGCGCCGGATGGCACCGGAGAGCCGTCTCCGGCGATGCAGAGGGTCTACGAACTCGTCGACCTGGTGGCAAAGACCAATATTCCGGTGTTGTTGCTAGGTAGGACGGGTGTGGGAAAGGGAGTAATTGCCCAGGAGATTCACCAACGCTCCGAACGAGCGAAAGGTCCACTCTTGCGCCTGAACTGTGCCGCAATTCCGGAACAGATGCTGGAAAGCGAGCTCTTTGGCCACGAGCGCGGGGCATTCACTGGAGCACGGGAGGCGAAACCAGGGCTGCTTGAAGCGGCGAGCGGCGGAACCCTACTGCTCGACGAGGTGGGTGAACTCGCCGCTGGCGCGCAGGCCAAACTGCTTCACGCCCTGGAGCGGGGCGAGGTCTTGCGGGTCGGAGCAATCGCGCCACG
This genomic stretch from Polyangiaceae bacterium harbors:
- a CDS encoding PhzF family phenazine biosynthesis protein, which gives rise to MPIPMTIVDAFTNVPFAGNPAAVCVLKEPRDGIWMQNVAREMNLSETAFVSPREDGFDLRWFTPAVEVELCGHATLASAHVLWESGRIAPDAVARFFTKSGWLEARRKDDRIELDFPALEAEPCEVPDGLAAALDVTPSACFRSRFDVLVELTAAHIVRNLVPDFRRLAAVKVRGVIVTAPASAPPHDFVSRFFAPGVGVNEDPVTGSAHCVLGPFWGERLGKQQVLGHQASMRGGDVLVDLRGDRVGLLGHAVTMLRGEFVAP
- a CDS encoding serine/threonine-protein kinase; this translates as MGTSPPKLDRGAALRVVPVVSVNSVIDGKYRVEASLGQGGMGMVVVARHVQLGHRVAIKLLRAGLLDESSARRIVREAKALAALASEHVTRVIDVGELDSGEPFIVMELLDGTDLARLLKESGPLSFRDAATYVVQACDAIAEAHERGIVHRDLKLSNLFLTRRRDGSPLVKLLDFGISKPPPGTGDESLTTTQSGLGTPQYMAPEQFLDARDVDARTDIWALGVVLFHLLTGERLFGKEAAPALQIAMGEAAPPRLRDKLPEAPAELESLILDCLATSRADRVQSVAAFVQRLIPFADEDTQRRYAHLQKGVAGVHSVETNPAKAAVSTSLAETLTTWADTDRARPRRRRVLLVALLVGAMTAATAAIFVLRARHVSAELQPTVAQAALADGDPTPASSSDPSTAAVPAEATSALAASSSVAAVSAPLAMPAAPKVSRPGPTRAGTPTREAKPAPTTTDDPYAQRR
- a CDS encoding sigma 54-interacting transcriptional regulator, with the protein product MTFWSNGSVAASLPHGGKLVVGRAEGCDLRVLDESVSRQHVAVYGTSPPCIEDLNSANGTMVGNTRIPAHARVPLELSTVVELGDALLVLRSGSVSTADREPVAPDGTGEPSPAMQRVYELVDLVAKTNIPVLLLGRTGVGKGVIAQEIHQRSERAKGPLLRLNCAAIPEQMLESELFGHERGAFTGAREAKPGLLEAASGGTLLLDEVGELAAGAQAKLLHALERGEVLRVGAIAPRPIDTRFIAATNRDLNAEMEAGRFREDLYFRLNGMSITIPPLRERPTEIPALARSFVREACVQLGISPVEITPAALERLTAHPWPGNVRELRSVMVRAALVARGSRIGIEHFEPVAESAASRKATQLRAEVRELELRRVVEVLEQCRNNQVEAAKRLGISRGTLRRRMKELGLLSAKVAKD